One window of Nicotiana tomentosiformis chromosome 11, ASM39032v3, whole genome shotgun sequence genomic DNA carries:
- the LOC104112574 gene encoding enoyl-[acyl-carrier-protein] reductase, mitochondrial-like, with amino-acid sequence MLSQCSHYVPFCHDKQSSIVDFPAAVSPPSTAVVYDQHGPPDTVTRVTEIPPVKITENDICVRMLAAPINPADINRIEGVYPVRPQVPTIGGWEGVGEVHIAGSAVKTLSPGDLVIHSAYLPGTWQTYVVEDQSLWYKIDKSTPIEYAATCSVNPLSALRMLEDFVALKPGDTIVQNGATSIVGQCVIQLARVRGIHSINIIRDKPGSDEVKEKLVKLGANMVFTESELDVKSIKSLLDDIPEPRLGLNCIGGNAATLVIKLLKQGGTMVTYGGMSKKPITISTSTFIFKDVSLRGFWLQEKNLDQAQYRYSIDYLLALARAGRLKYEMELVPFNDFHTALEKAMGKHGSRKKQVLKF; translated from the exons ATGTTATCGCAATGTTCACATTACGTACCCTTTTGCCATGATAAACAAAGCTCCATCGTAGATTTTCCGGCCGCCGTGTCTCCGCCTTCTACGGCCGTTGTCTACGACCAACACGGCCCTCCTGACACCGTCACTAG AGTGACAGAGATTCCGCCTGTGAAGATCACTGAGAACGACATCTGTGTTAGAATGCTCGCAGCTCCGATCAATCCTGCCGATATTAACAGAATAGAAG GAGTCTATCCAGTACGGCCACAAGTACCAACAATTGGTGGATGGGAAGGGGTCGGAGAAGTACATATTGCTGGCTCTGCAGTTAAGACTCTTTCCCCTGGAGATTTGGTTATTCATTCTGCATATCTTCCAG GTACATGGCAGACCTACGTTGTAGAAGACCAAAGTTTATGGTATAAAATTGATAAAAGCACCCCAATTGAATATGCTGCCACTTGTTCTGTTAATCCTTTGAGCGCCTTGAGAATGCTCGAGGACTTTGTGGCTTTAAAACCAG GAGACACAATTGTGCAAAATGGGGCAACAAGTATTGTGGGGCAATGTGTTATTCAGCTAGCTCGAGTTCGAGGAATTCATAGCATCAATATCATAAGAGATAAGCCAGGATCTGATGAAGTTAAAGAAAAATTAGTGAAACTTGGTGCTAATATGGTGTTTACTGAGAGTGAATTGGATGTGAAATCTATCAAAAGTCTCCTG GATGATATACCTGAACCTCGTTTGGGTTTGAACTGTATTGGTGGCAATGCAGCTACTTTAGTTATAAAATTATTAAA GCAAGGTGGCACTATGGTTACATATGGAGGGATGTCAAAGAAACCTATTACTATATCTACTTCAACTTTCATTTTCAAG GATGTTTCATTGAGAGGATTCTGGCTGCAAGAAAAGAATTTAGACCAAGCACAATATAGGTATTCGATTGATTATCTATTGGCCCTTGCTCGTGCCGGGAGATTGAAATATGA GATGGAGCTAGTACCTTTTAATGATTTTCATACAGCTCTTGAAAAGGCAATGGGGAAGCATGGAAGTCGAAAGAAACAAGTTCTTAAGTTCTAA